The following coding sequences are from one Salinicoccus sp. Bachu38 window:
- a CDS encoding glutamate-5-semialdehyde dehydrogenase, whose translation MVQTTADMNDILKDMGLAAKAAAKALRKSKTGEKNEALLAMAEALEENKAFILEENKKDMMHSKEAGYQDAMVERLALNEARIESMKDGLKQMAALPDPITKTQDQWVNKDGLRISKRSVPLGVIGIIYESRPNVTVDATGLCLKAGNSVILRGGKEAINSNKALVKVLQEGLSKTSIPADSIQLITDPSRELAAEFMKFNEGLDCLIPRGGANLIQSVLKNATVPVIETGTGNCHLYVHEQADLEMAESILVNGKTQRPSVCNALETLLIDRSIAEEALPALADALMQKGVIVHGDETVCSITDDAVAAEEGDYEKEYLGNEIAVKVVEGYEDAIGHIEKYSSGHSDAIITGSYSHAQNFLNDVDSAAVYVNASTRFTDGAEFGFGGEIGISTQKLHARGPMGLEALTSYKYVVEGMGQTKG comes from the coding sequence ATGGTTCAGACGACAGCCGATATGAACGACATTCTCAAAGACATGGGACTGGCTGCGAAAGCGGCAGCGAAAGCATTGCGCAAAAGTAAAACGGGAGAGAAGAACGAGGCACTCCTGGCCATGGCGGAGGCTCTGGAAGAGAACAAGGCATTCATCCTTGAAGAGAACAAGAAGGATATGATGCACAGCAAGGAAGCGGGATACCAGGATGCGATGGTGGAACGCCTGGCATTGAATGAAGCACGCATAGAAAGCATGAAGGATGGCCTCAAGCAGATGGCTGCCCTGCCTGACCCGATTACGAAGACACAGGACCAGTGGGTGAACAAGGACGGCCTCAGAATCAGCAAGAGGAGTGTACCCCTCGGCGTCATCGGCATCATCTACGAATCCCGTCCGAATGTGACGGTCGACGCCACGGGTCTATGCCTGAAGGCTGGCAACAGCGTCATTCTGAGAGGCGGCAAGGAAGCAATCAACAGCAACAAGGCGCTCGTCAAGGTGCTGCAGGAGGGACTCTCCAAAACATCCATTCCTGCCGACAGCATCCAGCTGATCACCGATCCGTCCAGGGAACTGGCTGCAGAATTCATGAAATTCAACGAAGGGCTGGACTGCCTCATTCCGCGCGGCGGGGCGAATCTGATCCAGTCGGTGCTCAAGAACGCGACTGTGCCGGTCATCGAGACGGGTACGGGAAACTGTCATCTCTATGTCCACGAACAGGCGGATCTCGAGATGGCCGAATCGATCCTGGTCAATGGCAAGACGCAGAGGCCTTCGGTCTGCAATGCGCTTGAAACACTCCTGATCGACAGGAGCATTGCTGAAGAAGCACTGCCGGCGCTTGCTGATGCCCTGATGCAGAAAGGCGTCATCGTCCATGGAGACGAGACGGTCTGCAGCATTACAGATGATGCAGTAGCCGCAGAAGAAGGGGATTATGAGAAGGAGTACCTCGGCAATGAAATCGCCGTGAAAGTGGTGGAAGGCTATGAAGATGCAATCGGGCATATCGAAAAGTATTCTTCCGGACACTCCGATGCAATCATCACGGGAAGCTACAGCCACGCCCAGAACTTCCTGAACGATGTGGATTCAGCCGCGGTGTACGTCAATGCATCGACCCGCTTCACGGATGGTGCAGAGTTCGGTTTCGGTGGAGAGATCGGCATCAGCACGCAGAAGCTCCATGCCAGGGGACCGATGGGTCTGGAAGCACTGACAAGCTACAAGTATGTCGTGGAAGGCATGGGTCAGACGAAAGGGTAG
- the proB gene encoding glutamate 5-kinase, translating into MNRDFLKDSKRVVIKIGTNSIMKTTDEIDYHKLDRLSFVCSALQQQGKEVILVTSGAVGVGACTLNMKEYPEKTSDLQALASVGQGALMNLYSRFFQHYDQYVGQILMTRDIIDFPISYTNCKSAINSLLERKIIPVINENDAISVDEKTYNRRFGENDTLAAIVTELVDADLLIILSDVDGLYDENPHTNEFAKLIPAVGQVDTDILSMANGTGSLFSTGGMETKLKAAKYLIENNKSMIITSAENPALIFNILEGEEIGTLFKKNILETALQGEEI; encoded by the coding sequence ATGAATAGAGATTTTCTAAAAGACAGCAAACGCGTCGTTATTAAAATTGGCACAAATTCCATTATGAAGACAACCGATGAAATTGATTACCACAAGTTGGATAGACTTTCCTTTGTCTGTTCAGCACTCCAGCAGCAGGGCAAAGAAGTGATACTCGTGACTTCAGGCGCTGTCGGTGTGGGAGCATGCACATTGAACATGAAAGAATACCCTGAAAAAACCTCAGATCTACAAGCACTGGCCTCAGTCGGGCAGGGTGCCCTCATGAACCTCTACAGCCGTTTCTTCCAGCATTATGATCAGTATGTCGGACAAATCCTTATGACCCGAGATATCATCGACTTTCCAATTTCCTATACAAACTGCAAATCCGCAATCAATTCACTCCTTGAAAGAAAAATCATACCGGTCATCAACGAAAATGATGCGATATCGGTGGACGAGAAGACCTACAACAGAAGATTCGGCGAGAACGATACACTGGCTGCGATCGTCACTGAGCTCGTTGATGCAGACCTGCTGATTATTCTGAGCGATGTAGATGGCCTATATGATGAAAATCCACATACGAACGAATTCGCCAAACTGATTCCAGCTGTCGGCCAGGTCGATACGGACATACTGAGCATGGCCAATGGTACAGGTTCACTGTTCTCTACAGGCGGCATGGAAACGAAGCTTAAAGCGGCCAAATACTTAATAGAAAACAATAAGAGCATGATCATAACAAGTGCGGAGAACCCCGCCTTGATATTCAACATACTCGAAGGGGAAGAAATAGGCACGCTATTTAAGAAAAACATACTTGAGACAGCATTGCAAGGGGAGGAGATATGA